TCTCATTCTCTCTTGCGCAAATATTTTATAACCAGTTCCGCTTTGTAGTCCATCTACTAATCTATGAAAAATCACTCTCATAACTATAGTTCCAATCAAAAGTAAAGTGGTTCTTAAAACGAATTCTTTATCTATTCCAGTAGTTATAGCATTGTAGATAGTCCACATCACAAGCATTTGGGGACCTATAGTAAATATTCCTTCGAAAAAAGCTACAACTATAGCTAATTTTAATTCTCTTTTGTACACATCTGATATCCCTAGCAATCTTCTTACTATACTAAGCATAAGCTTCCTCCTTTACACTTATGTCCCACTCAACTGAACGAGCATACGACTTCCAAAGTATATTGTACTCGGGTGAATTTTCTAGTAATTCCTCATGTCTTCCCTCTGCTACAAGATTTCCCTTGTCTAGTACTATCATTTTGTGAGCTCCCGCTACCGTTGATAATCTATGTGCTATTACTATTAAGGTTTTATTTTCTATGAGTTCTCCTATAGCATCTTGTATTTTATCTTCATTTTCAGCATCTGTTGATGATGTAGCTTCATCCAAAACTATTATAGGTGAATCTTTCAGTATAGCTCTAGCTATTGTGATTCTTTGTTTTTCGCCTCCAGACAATTTATCGCCAAGATCTCCTGGATGTGTTTCATACCCATTCTCAAGTTTCATTATGAAATCATGGCATTGTGCACTTTTAGCTGCTTTTATAACCTCTTCATCGCTCGCTTCTGGTCTGCCTAGTCTTATATTTTCTATTATAGGTATATTAAACAAGAACTTATCCTGTGATACAAAACTCACAAGTTCCATCAGCTGCTCCATTGGCATATTGGCTATAGGGACTCCACCTATTTTTATGCTACCTCCATCTATATCCCAGTAATGAACTAATAATTTGGCCAAAGTACTCTTTCCACTTCCAGATTCACCTACTATAGCAGTCACTTCATTTGTATTGGCTCTAAATGAAACACCTTTTATAACATCTATCTTGTCATAAGCAAATGAAACGCTCTCATACGAGACATCGTAACTGTCTATCTCTTGCCATATTTCTCCTGATTTTATAAAATCACCTTCGAATGTCTTTTCAAGCTCTCTTATCTTGTATGCCAAATTCGGTATATTCGGCATAAATTCCATGAGTTTTACAAGCGGCTCTCCTATACTCATTGCAAGTAGTAGCGAAAATACAAATGTTCCAAGTTCTAGGCTACCATTTATGTAGAATAAAGAACCAATTGGTAGCAAAAGCATAATTGTACAAGGAAGTATAGATGTATACATTGCCATATATGTCCAACTGCTTTTAAACCAATCCAATGTAAAGTCTCTATAATCCTCAACTTGATTTTTGTATTTTTCAAACGAACTCGTAGTTCTATTAAATACCTTTATTACTTCCATTCCCATAATATATTCCACTATAGTTCTATTCATTTCCTTTTCTGATTCATAATATTTCTCCATCTTTTTAATTCCAGATTTCATCATAAGTGCTATGGGTATGATTCCAAATGGTATAGAGCCCAGTGATAATAACGCCAACCTCCAATCAACCACAGCAAGTACTACTATGACTACCAACGGACTCATGAGATAAGGTAATCCCTCTGGTACCATATGAGCTATCAATGTTTCTATCTGCTCTATATCATCGACAAAATTTTTCTTATACGCCCCAGTTCCTCTATCGTTTATGGTTCCAAGAGGTAATTTCATCATCTTTTCTGCAAATGAAACCCTAAGTCCCATAAGTGTATCATATGCAACATCATGTGACGCTCCAAGTCCCTTTCCTCTAAACCACGTCTTTGCATATAGACTAATTCCTATCCCTATTGCCAAGTACAAAATTGTACTCATCTCTATATTTCCATCTTCTATAAACACAGAAACAAGCTTTGCAATAATAGCATATGGTACAATACCCATCACAACACTTAAAAACATAAAAGCTATTGCTAAATACATTTTGTTCTTGTAATCTTTAGCATAAAAAAGTATCTTTTTAAATCCTTCCATGTTAATCCCCCTCTCAATAAATACCGCTGGTATTTATTTTAGCAGAAAAAAATCTCACAGTCAATGAAATTGATTATCATTTTCGAAATTGTGAGTTTTTAAAATACTTATTAGCTTCTTCTAACGATTGCTTTAGTCCCAGAATTAACAAATGTAGCCATTTCTCTGATATAAGAATCTAACTTTTCATCTTCTGGTTTGTGAAGAAGTATAGTTTCTATGAAACTTATATACAGCGCCGAGCAGCTACTTATAAACAAATCGCTTGCTATATATTCTTTATTCGTTTTCGTTTTCATTTCTTCATAAAACGCTTTACTGCTTTTCTTGTATGAATTTATTAACTCTTGCCTAAAATTAGAATACTTTGAGCCATCTGCCGAAAAAAATAATAACATCATTTCGTCTCTATTTGACTCTATGAATCTAACATAATCATAAAACTCCTGTATTGATTTATTCTCAAGCTCAATATCATCATCAAATATATATCCATAGTCACTATCATCATAATCTAGTATTTTATCAATCGTATCTACGACTAGGGCTTCAAATAGCTCATCTTTGCTTCCAAAATAATTGTATATATTCCCCTTTGTTACTCCTGCTCTGGCTGCTATAGATCTAAGCGATGATTTTTGAAATCCCTTCTCTAAAAATTCTTGCTTAGCCTTGTCCAAAATATTATTTTTTACTTCTTCTTTTTTTACCTGCATCCTTATCATTCCTTTACCTTAGTGAGGTTTCCATGCCCTGATTTCTGAAATATTATACCACAATAAACGAATATTATTCTTTTTATTCAAATAAAATTCAAAAAATGGTTTACAATCTCTCTTTGTATTACGTGTTTATAGTATGAACCATTAGAAAAAGGTTATTTTGGGAGAAAAATAAATAAGTTGGGAGTTTTTAGGCAAGAAAGGATGTATCGAAATGAATTTATACAAAAGTCTAAAAGATGCTCAAGCTGGAAACTCCGATGCTGTATTAGCCATAGTCAAAAAATTTGAGTTAAGTGTGAAGAAATTTGCAAGAACCCTTAAATACCCAGAGGCAGAAACTGATCTTATGATTGAATTTTTGAATTTGATACAGAATCTTGATCTACAAAGATTCAATCTAGATGATGAAGGTCAACTTGTAATGTATATTTACAACTCTCTAAATCATAAAAAAATTGACTTGTACAGAAAACATATTCAAAACAAACAAGAATTGGTTTTTGTTGCAGATGTATACCCAATAAGTGATAATAACTATTCAAATTCATTTGAAAGCGATATCATTTTCAATGACATCATATCTTCGCTAAAACCGATTCAAAAAGACATCATATCTATGAAGTATCGCTATGGTTATACTGATGCCGATATTTCAAGAAAATTGGGTATATCAAGACAAGCAGTATACAAATCGCGTAATAAAGCCCTAGGCGTTTTGAGAAGGAATTTGGTTTAAGTTAAAGTTATTGAATCTTATGTAATTTAAAATGCACTGTCTCAATATAGATTTATTTATATTGAGATAGTGCATTTTAAATTTATATTAACGTATAAATTTTTCATATCCATAACTTATCAATTAATTTTCATCTTCAACTACTGGTTCTATTTTCGCTGCTTCTATTAATATATACATGTGACTAATAGCTAATACAATTATTTGAAGTATATTGTGTATATGATCAGATGATGAATCAAATAATGAGTAAAATATATTCCACATAGTATTTAGCATCCCTAATATACTCTCACCAAATTCCACCTCATCG
This genomic interval from Tissierellales bacterium contains the following:
- a CDS encoding ABC transporter ATP-binding protein/permease is translated as MEGFKKILFYAKDYKNKMYLAIAFMFLSVVMGIVPYAIIAKLVSVFIEDGNIEMSTILYLAIGIGISLYAKTWFRGKGLGASHDVAYDTLMGLRVSFAEKMMKLPLGTINDRGTGAYKKNFVDDIEQIETLIAHMVPEGLPYLMSPLVVIVVLAVVDWRLALLSLGSIPFGIIPIALMMKSGIKKMEKYYESEKEMNRTIVEYIMGMEVIKVFNRTTSSFEKYKNQVEDYRDFTLDWFKSSWTYMAMYTSILPCTIMLLLPIGSLFYINGSLELGTFVFSLLLAMSIGEPLVKLMEFMPNIPNLAYKIRELEKTFEGDFIKSGEIWQEIDSYDVSYESVSFAYDKIDVIKGVSFRANTNEVTAIVGESGSGKSTLAKLLVHYWDIDGGSIKIGGVPIANMPMEQLMELVSFVSQDKFLFNIPIIENIRLGRPEASDEEVIKAAKSAQCHDFIMKLENGYETHPGDLGDKLSGGEKQRITIARAILKDSPIIVLDEATSSTDAENEDKIQDAIGELIENKTLIVIAHRLSTVAGAHKMIVLDKGNLVAEGRHEELLENSPEYNILWKSYARSVEWDISVKEEAYA
- a CDS encoding TetR/AcrR family transcriptional regulator; this translates as MQVKKEEVKNNILDKAKQEFLEKGFQKSSLRSIAARAGVTKGNIYNYFGSKDELFEALVVDTIDKILDYDDSDYGYIFDDDIELENKSIQEFYDYVRFIESNRDEMMLLFFSADGSKYSNFRQELINSYKKSSKAFYEEMKTKTNKEYIASDLFISSCSALYISFIETILLHKPEDEKLDSYIREMATFVNSGTKAIVRRS
- a CDS encoding sigma-70 family RNA polymerase sigma factor, translated to MNLYKSLKDAQAGNSDAVLAIVKKFELSVKKFARTLKYPEAETDLMIEFLNLIQNLDLQRFNLDDEGQLVMYIYNSLNHKKIDLYRKHIQNKQELVFVADVYPISDNNYSNSFESDIIFNDIISSLKPIQKDIISMKYRYGYTDADISRKLGISRQAVYKSRNKALGVLRRNLV